A genome region from Musa acuminata AAA Group cultivar baxijiao chromosome BXJ3-5, Cavendish_Baxijiao_AAA, whole genome shotgun sequence includes the following:
- the LOC103986468 gene encoding metallothionein-like protein 2A, translating into MESYVGDEDCMQKRKRKRSCRGGNCGRGSGCKCGSGCGEDILFVICIDPLLMFLWIINDRCKMYYPELTERETTIQTMIGRVVVPRKGTPRLRCITLLGLICRRPEEFEMAAGCQNGGCKCGSNCTYDPCNCKRDTARVRRGRHRAFLLSFVLSP; encoded by the exons ATGGAGAGTTACGTGGGAGATGAAGACTGCATGCAG aagagaaagagaaaaaggtCTTGCCGTGGAGGAAACTGCGGACGCGGGTCTGGCTGCAAGTGCGGCAGCGGCTGTGGAGAGG ATATTCTGTTTGTTATTTGTATTGATCCCCTCTTGATGTTTCTGTGGATTATAAATGACAGATGCAAGATGTATTATCCTGAGTTGACCGAAAGAGAGACCACCATTCAAACCATGATCGGGCGGGTGGTTGTACCTCGGAAGGG GACGCCACGTCTCAGATGTATTACGTTGCTTGGTTTAATCTGCAGACGACCGGAGGAGTTTGAGATGGCTGCAGGGTGTCAGAATGGGGGCTGCAAGTGTGGATCAAACTGCACCTACGATCCCTGCAACTGCAAACGAGACACGGCAAGAGTTCGAAGAGGGAGACACAGAGCTTTCCTACTGTCCTTTGTGTTGTCGCCGTGA